One genomic window of Actinoplanes lobatus includes the following:
- a CDS encoding MetQ/NlpA family ABC transporter substrate-binding protein translates to MRRRSFAAVLAAATLTLGLAACGSSDSSDSADKDTLKVGVSPVPHGEILKYVSENLAAAEGLKIEIVEFNDYIQPNVALSEKQLDANYFQHIPYLEEEVASKGYKFTALKPVHIEPLGVYSKTVKTLAEVPSGGVVGIPNDPSNSGRALALLAKNGLITLKDGVGVKATEKDITANPKNLQFKALEAAQLPRSLEDTAISVINGNYAIETGLKPATDALVLEAGDDNPYANLVVVRAGDETDARVVKLEKLLHSAEVKKFIEDKYQGSVLAAF, encoded by the coding sequence ATGCGCCGCCGCTCCTTCGCCGCCGTCCTGGCCGCCGCCACCCTCACCCTGGGCCTGGCCGCGTGCGGCTCGTCCGACTCCTCCGACAGCGCGGACAAGGACACCCTCAAGGTCGGCGTCAGCCCGGTCCCGCACGGCGAGATCCTCAAGTACGTCTCCGAGAACCTGGCCGCCGCCGAGGGCCTGAAGATCGAGATCGTCGAGTTCAACGACTACATCCAGCCCAACGTGGCGCTCAGCGAGAAGCAGCTGGACGCCAACTACTTCCAGCACATCCCGTACCTGGAGGAGGAGGTCGCGTCGAAGGGCTACAAGTTCACCGCGCTCAAGCCGGTGCACATCGAGCCGCTCGGCGTCTACTCCAAGACCGTGAAGACCCTGGCCGAGGTGCCCTCCGGCGGCGTCGTGGGCATCCCGAACGACCCGTCGAACTCGGGCCGCGCCCTCGCCCTGCTCGCCAAGAACGGCCTGATCACCCTGAAGGACGGCGTCGGCGTCAAGGCGACCGAGAAGGACATCACCGCCAACCCGAAGAACCTCCAGTTCAAGGCGCTCGAGGCCGCGCAGCTGCCGCGCAGCCTGGAGGACACCGCGATCTCGGTGATCAACGGCAACTACGCGATCGAGACCGGGCTCAAGCCGGCCACCGACGCGCTCGTGCTGGAGGCCGGCGACGACAACCCGTACGCCAACCTGGTCGTGGTCCGCGCCGGTGACGAGACCGACGCGCGGGTCGTGAAGCTGGAGAAGCTGCTGCACTCCGCCGAGGTGAAGAAGTTCATCGAGGACAAGTACCAGGGTTCGGTGCTGGCCGCGTTCTGA